The following coding sequences are from one Delphinus delphis chromosome 17, mDelDel1.2, whole genome shotgun sequence window:
- the LOC132440325 gene encoding uncharacterized protein, translating to MCVWVQAGERAASTVRPKQELSLRLRPAIPRFPGDLETPNRRYSPPTAAHPFPPPLPQHAAPPCVMMQNRGEGGRWEGWGEPESERGWEGVGGGGEGAERAFKVIAILALSPVLGCWRARAASHRARARARRAGRGTQERTAPQAGRRRGTPHPRRLPFPGRPYPPRPQETLGFPGGAHPKGPGLRRARHRPLECRCHHRSRGSSMVQLGKLLRALTLMKFPCCVLEVLLCALAAAARGQEMYAPHSIRIEGDVTLGGLFPVHAKGPSGVPCGDIKRENGIHRLEAMLYALDQINSDPNMLPNVTLGARILDTCSRDTYALEQSLTFVQALIQKDTSEVRCTNGEPPVFVKPEKVVGVIGASGSSVSIMVANILRLFQVDGRYGIRKRM from the coding sequence ATGTGCGTGTGGGTGCAGGCGGGCGAGCGAGCGGCTTCTACAGTGAGACCGAAGCAGGAGCTCAGCCTTCGCCTGCGACCTGCAATCCCCAGATTCCCTGGGGACCTCGAAACTCCGAATCGGAGGTACTCCCCCCCCACAGCCGCCCACCCATTCCCTCCCCCCTTACCTCAGCACGCAGCCCCTCCCTGCGTGATGATGCAAAACCGTGGGGAGGGTGGGcgctgggaagggtggggagagcctgagagcgagcgagggtgggagggagtgggcggaggaggagagggagccgAACGCGCATTTAAAGTGATAGCCATCCTCGCTCTCTCCCCAGTGCTGGGCTGTTGGAGAGCTCGAGCTGCAAGCCACCGAGCGCGAGCTCGAGCGCGGCGCGCTGGCCGGGGAACACAAGAGCGCACGGCGCCCCAAGCTGGCAGGCGCCGCGGGACCCCCCACCCTCGCCGACTGCCCTTCCCCGGGCGCCCCTACCCTCCTCGCCCGCAGGAGACCCTGGGCTTCCCCGGAGGAGCTCACCCCAAGGGGCCAGGACTCCGGCGAGCCCGCCACCGTCCCCTCGAGTGCCGCTGCCACCACCGCAGCCGCGGGAGCAGCATGGTCCAGCTGGGGAAGCTGCTCCGCGCCCTGACTTTGATGAAGTTTCCCTGCTGCGTGCTGGAGGTGCTTCTGTGcgcgctggcggcggcggcgcgcggcCAGGAGATGTACGCCCCGCACTCCATTCGGATCGAGGGGGACGTCACCCTCGGGGGGCTGTTCCCGGTGCACGCGAAGGGTCCCAGCGGAGTGCCCTGCGGCGACATCAAGAGGGAGAACGGGATCCACAGGCTGGAAGCGATGCTCTACGCCCTGGACCAGATCAACAGCGATCCCAACATGCTGCCCAACGTGACGCTGGGAGCGCGGATCCTGGACACTTGTTCCAGGGACACTTATGCGCTCGAACAGTCGCTCACTTTCGTCCAGGCGCTCATCCAGAAGGACACCTCCGAAGTGCGCTGCACCAACGGCGAGCCTCCGGTTTTCGTCAAGCCCGAGAAAGTAGTTGGAGTGATTGGGGCTTCGGGGAGTTCGGTCTCCATCATGGTAGCCAACATCCTGAGGCTTTTCCAG